TCGCAATTTCCCGGCGTCCGCGCATGGTTCCGCCCTGATACTGGCTGCATAAATAGACCATAAGACAGTAACCTCGAACGTTGCGTCAATGTTTCGCGCATGGGTGAGAAAAACGTGCCCTTTTTGCGTTCGGCATACCTAACGTTTCGCTCATCCGTGGCCAGGGGTCGCGTCTCTCATTGCGTACCTCGCGCGATGCTGATCGATTCGCAAGGATGCAATGGGATTGATATTTGTGACCTTTAGAACCCAAGCTGTCTGATGCAGGCGCAACTACCACTTCCAGAGAGGCTAGGTATTCAATAAACCCACGCTCCATATATGTAAAAACGTTTCCTGAAAAAGTTAGATAGGGTCCAAAAAGCGCTTGCCGATAAGTGGCATCCGCTTGGCGGCCCGTTTCATACCGTTTGCCAGTTTCGGCGGCCATGGCCACCAAAACCCTTTGCATTCACGCAACGGAAGCCTTGCAGCATCTTTGACCAACGCGTCCATTGGTAATTCCTATGTGGTCTGGAGGGTGAAGGCATGCAAGAGGCATCCGCTGTCAGCGTGGCTACGCAGAAGAAGAGGGAGCTTGACTCCAGCTTCTTCAAGAAGGGCATCATGGTTGCCCTTTTCTCGAGTCTTATGTACGGCTTCTACACCGCGTTCGTAACCGCTGGCCAGAACTCGCAGCTCTGGGCCAGCTGGACCAGCGCACTCAACCCGACCGCCTTCCTCGCGGTCTTCATCATCCCCACCGTCGCGAGTGCAATCAACGACTCCTGCAGCGCCATCTGGGCCCTCGCCATCACCGCGAAGCAGGGCAAGCTCGGTGACTTCGGGCGCACCATCAACACGAAGCCCGGCATCATCCTGATGCTCTCCGCGCTCGTCGGCGGCCCCATCGCCACGGTCGCCTACATCATTGCCCTCTCCCAGGCGGGCACCATCGTCGTTCCCATCGCGGCGCTCAACCCCGCAATCGGCTCCATCCTCTCCCGCATCCTGTACAAGCAGGAGCTTGGTCCCCGCAAGCTTGCCGGCATCGGCATCTGCGTCCTTGCGGGCCTCATGATCGGTACTGCGAGCCTCACGGGCGACTCCTCCTCCAACATGGTTCTCGGCCTCGCCCTCGCGTTCGTCGCGGCGCTCGGCTGGGGTGCGGAGGGATGCATCGCCGGCTACGCCTCCTGCATGATCGACACCCAGATCGGCATCACCATCCGCCAGTGCGTCTCCGGCCTGGTCGAGCTCGTCGTCGTCCTGCCGGTCCTGTCCCTCGTCGGCGGCGTCTCGCTCGGCCAGTCCTTCGGCTACGTGGGTGCGGCAATCACCGACCTCCCCACCATCCTCTGCTTCGTTGTCGCCGGCTTCTCCGCCTACAAGTCGTTCGCCAGCTGGTATCGCGGCAACTCCATGTGCGGCACCGCCCTCGGCATGGCCTGCAACGGCACGTACACCTTCGTCGCGCCGCTTGTCACCTGGGTCGTCGTCGGTCTGATCATGGGTATCCCCGGCTATGCGCTTCCGCCAATCGCCTGGATAGCCGCCATCGTCATGATTCTCGGCATCGTCGTCATCGCGGTTGACCCCAAGGAGCTCTTTGGAAAGAAGGAGGAGGCATAATGCGCCCGCTCAACTACGCAATGCTCAAGTACTTCACGACGGTCGACGAGGCAAGCGTCGACGACGTGATGAGGGACCTCAAGGGTGACTACTCCACGTTCACGGCGTTCAAGCGCGACAGGATGCAGGAGGCTCTCATGACTGCCGAGAAGAACGGGCTCATCAGCGAGACCCGCGTCGATCTCGACGATAACGGCGAGCTCCGCGTGTTCTACGGCGCGGATGCCGAGCAGCGCGACACCATCAATTCCTACATCAAGTAAAAGGGGGCTTGTCATGCGCTACAGGGGAGAGGAGGCCATCGGCCTCATCGAGACCATCGGCATGGTCCCCGCGATCTACGCGGCCGACGCGATGCTTAAGGCCGGCGACACCGAGCTCGTCAGCTACGAGAACGTCGGCTCCACGCTCGTCACCATCATCGTGAAGGGCGACGTCGCGGCATGCGAGGCCGCGGTCAAGGCCGGCAAGGAGGCTGCCTCCAGCATTGGCAAGCTCACCGCCGCAAATGTGATGAAGAGGCCCGTCCCGCCCATCGGCGACGTCGTCTCCGTCCACGACGTCGACTACAACTAGGAGGCTGGACCATGGCAAGTGAGGGCATGAACGCGCTCGGCGCAATCGAGACCTTTGGCCTGGTATGGGTCCTCGAGGCCGGGGACGCCATGTGCAAGGCGGGAGACGTCGAGCTCATAGGCTACGAGAACACCGCCTCCGGATATATCTCCATCCTCGTCCAGGGCGACGTCGCGGCGTGCAAGGCCGCGGTCGAGGCCGGCGTGAAGGCTGTCGAGGCGCTCGGCGCGGAGGTCTACAGCTCCGTCGTCATCGCAAGGCCTCACCCCGATCTCAAGAAGATCACTGACAAGTACACCGTCGAGAAGCTCCTGCCCTACTAGGGAGGTGTCGAATGTCTCTCATCGATAACGACCTTCTCTCGATTCAGGAGGCGCGCATTCTCCTGGAGCACGCGGCCGAATCCGCGGAGGTCCTCGAGGGGCTGCCGGCATCGCTGGTCGACGACTTCCTGACACACCTGCGCGAACGAATCCTGCCCAAGGCGCGCGAGTACGCTGAGGCGTCCTTTGCGGAGAGCGACTACTGCTCGCCCGAGGACGAGTCCGAGCTCACGAAGTGGGTCCTCGGAGACCTGTTGGACGACGTGCGAGCACAGACTCCGGTGCAGAAGATCATCCGCTCGCGCAGAGGCTCCGCGGAGGTATGCCTTCCCAAGGGCGTGGTCGTGTCGCTGCTTCCGGATTGGCTTGCGGTTCCCACGATGCTCAGCCAGCTCTTCATGGCGGTGCACTCCAAGAGCCCGATCGTCTTCTCGGCTAGCGCCCGCATCCATGCGACGTGCGAGAAGGTCATGGGCGACGTGCTCCAGGTCGCGGAGTTCTGCCACTATCCCACGGAGGCGCTCGGCTTCCTTTCGATCTTCTGCCCCGAGGGCGAGGAGTGGGTCTGTTCGCAGCCGTGCGTCCGCGTGGTCATCGACTCCCGCGAGGAATCGAACGCCCACGACTTCGACGCTGCTGGCAGGGACGTGTACCACGCGACGCTGGGCAACAACCCGGTCTTCGTGGAGTCGACCGCGGACCTCTCCGCGTGCGCGGACGAGGTGGTCCTCGGCAAGTCGTTCTGCTACGGGATGCTTCCGGGCGCGGAGCAGAGCGTTGTCGTGGAGCGTGCCGTGGACGAGCGCTTCCAGGAGGAGCTTCGCCGGCGCGGGTGCTACTTCCTCACGGACGAGGAGGCGGACCGCCTTGTGGGGACGCTCTTCATGCAGGACGGCAGCCCGTATCGCGAGCTCATCGCGAAGAGCGCCTTCGACCTCGCCCGTCGCGCCGACATAACGGTGCCCGAGAGCACGAGGGTGCTCGTCGTCGAAAAGCCCTACGTCAGCGAGTACAGCTTCTTCTCGAAGGCAAAGTTCGGCCCCGTCCTCTCGTACTACGTGGAAGAGAGCTGGCGTACGGCGTGCGAGAAGTGCATAGAGCTGATCCTCAACAGCGGTCACGGCAACGCGCTCTCGATCTTCTCAAAGGATCCCGAGGTAATCCGCCAATTCATCCTCAAGAAGCCCGTTGGCAGGGTCCTCGTGAACGTCAGCACCGGACTTGGTTGCATCGGCTGTCACAGCGACCTGCCGAAGACGCTCACGGTCACCGGATGGGACTGCGCCACCACCTCGGAGCTCGGGGTCACCTACGGGGATTTCGTGCGCAGAAGGCAGGTGGGAGTCGGGGAAGGTCCCGACGCGCGGGCGCTGCTTGACAAGGCGAGCTCGTGCGACCACACGCCGGTCGCTGTGAGGGTTCGGATTCCGGACTCCGGGGGCGGGGAGAAGAGCCGTCCTGCGGGGCCGAGGGATACAGGCAAGGAGCCGGGGGACTGGTTCTCCGGCGTAGTACAGGCAATTCGTAACGATTCCGAAGAGGAGTGAGAATGGACATCAAGGAGTTTGCGAAGGAGCTGTCCGAGGCAACGAAGGACATGTCCGACGAGCAGCGCGCTACCGTCCGCAAGATGTTCGAGAAGGTGGCCGACCAGCTCGACGCGCCCGTCGCCTCCGCCCACGAGCACGTGAGCGACGATGAGCCCTACGACGTGCCCGACGGTCCCACCGACCGCCAGGTCCGCCTGAAGGAGAACTTCCTCAAGCAGGTGCCGACGATCACCATGTTCCGTGCTCGTGCGGTCACCGAGCTCACGAAGGCCAATCCCGGCATGCCGAAGATCGAGCTTCGTGCCAAGGCGTTCCGTCGCTGCTGCGAGACCGCCCCGCTGGTCATCCAGGACGACGAGCTTGTCGTCGGAGCACCCTGCGGCGCACCTCGCGCCGGTGCGTTCTCGCCGGACCTCGCATGGCGTTGGCTTCGCGACGAGCTCGACACCATCGGTGACCGTCCGCAGGACCCGTTCTACATCTCGGAGGAGGACAAGCAGTACTGCCGCGACGTGCTGTTCCCGTTCTGGGAGGGCAAGTCCCAGGATGAGATCTGCGAGGACCAGTACCGCGAGGCAGGCGTCTGGGAGCTCTCCGGCGAGTCTTTCGTCTCCGACTGCTCCTACCATGCCATGTCCGGCGGCGGTGACTCCAACCCCGGCTACGACGTCATCCTCATGAACAAGGGCATGCTCGACATCCAGGCCGAGGCGAAGCAGCACCTCGCGCAGCTTGACTATGCCAACCCCGACGACCTCGACAAGATCTACTTCTACAAGAGCGTGATCGACACCACCGAGGGCGTCATGATCTATGCGAAGCGCATGAGCGACTACGCGGCGAAGCTCGCCGCCGAGTGCCACGACGCGAAGCGCAAGCACGAGCTCGAGCAGATCTCCACGATCCTCTCGCACGTCCCCGCCCACAAGCCCAGCACGTTCTGGGAGGCCGTCCAGTCCGTCTTCGTCATCGAGAGCCTGCTCCCGGTGGAGGAGAACCAGACCGGCATGTCTCTCGGCCGCGTCGACCAGTACATGTATCCGTTCTACAAGGCAGACATCGAGGCCGGCCGCATCACGCCGTACCAGGCGTTCGACATCGCGGGCTGCATGCTCATCAAGATGTCCGAGATGATGTGGGTCACCTCCCGCGGCCAGTCCGAGTTCTTTGCCGGCTACCAGCCCTTCGTGAACATGACCCTCGGCGGCGTCACGCGTCAGGGCCACGACGCGACGAACGATTTGACCTACCTTCTGATGGACGCCGTCCGTCACGTCAAGGTGTACCAGCCGTCCATCGCGTGCCGCATCAACAACAAGTCGCCCGAGAAGTACATGCGCAAGATCGTGGACATCGTCCGCTCCGGCATGGGCTTCCCCGCGTGTCACTTTGACGACACCCACATCAAGATGATGCTTGCCAAGGGCGTCAGCGTCGAGGACGCGCGCGACTACTGCATGATGGGCTGCGTCGAGCCCCAGAAGTCCGGCCGACTGTACCAGTGGACCTCCACGTCCTACACGCAGTGGCCCATCTGCATAGAGCTCACCCTCAACCACGGCATCCCCCTGTGGTACGGCAAGCAGGTAACCCCCGACCTGGGCGACCCGGAGCAGTACCACACCTACGAGGAGTTCGACGCCGCCGTCAAGAAGACCATCTACTACGTCACCAAGTGGACGGACGTCGCGACGGTCATCTCGCAGCGCGTCGCGCGTGACGTCGCCCCGAAGCCCCTCATGTCCATCATGTACGAGGGTTGCATGGAGCACGGCAAGGACGTCTCCGCCGGTGGCGCCATGTACAACTACGGCCCCGGCGTCGTCTGGACCGGCCTCGCCACCTACGCGGACTCCATGGCCGCCATCAAGAAGCTGGTCTTCGACGAGCACAAGTACACGCTCACGCAGATGTTCGATGCCATGAAGGCCGACTTCGAGGGCTACGACCAGCTGCGCAAGGACTGCCTCGACGCCCCGAAGTACGGAAACGACGACGACTACGCGGATGACATCGCAGCGGACATCATCGACTACACCGAGCACATCCACCTGGACTTCAAGACGCTGTACTCCCACATGTCCACCGGAACGCTCTCCATCTCCAACAACACCCCGTTCGGCGAGATGACCGGCGCCACCGCGAACGGCCGCAAGGCTTGGACCCCGCTGTCCGATGGCATCAGCCCCACGCAGGGTGCGGACTTCCGCGGTCCCACCGCCATCATCAAGTCCGTCTCGAAGCTCTCGAACGACTCGATGAACATCGGCATGGTCCACAACTTCAAGCTCATGAGCGGCTTGCTCGACACGCCCGAGGGCGAGAACGGCCTCATCACCCTGCTGCGCACCGCCTCGATGTTCGGCAACGGCGAGATGCAGTTCAACTACCTCGACAACAAGACGCTCATCGACGCCCAGAAGCATCCGGAGAACCACCGCGACCTCGTGGTCCGCGTCGCAGGCTACTCGGCGTTCTTCAACGAGCTGTGCAAGGACGTCCAGGACGAAATCATCAGCCGCACCATGCTCAACAAGTTCTAGGCAACAAGAACCGTAATCGGAAGACCAGAGGAGTGCCACGCCGTGGTACGCGAAAAGAAGGGAGAGGCTGCAATGAGCCGCGAGCAGAGTGGTGTTGAGCGCAAGGCGCGCATCTTCAACCTTCAGAAGTACAACATGTACGACGGCCCCGGCGTGCGCTCCATGGCCTTCCTCAAGGGCTGCCCCCTCCGCTGCAAATGGTGCTCGAACCCCGAGAGCCAGCATCGCGGGCACGAGGTCATGTTCAAGCGTGCGAACTGCGTCGACTGCGGGGCATGCGTCGCGGTCTGCCCCGTCGGCGTCCACAAGATGGCGGACGGGGAGCACGTCGTCGACCGCGACGTCCAGTGCATCGGCTGCCGCAGGTGCGAGAAGGCCTGCATGTACCATGCGCTTGAGGTCATGGGGGAGGACCGCTCCATCGACGACATCATGGACTTCCTGGACGAGGACGCCGACTTCTACCGCATGTCCGGGGGCGGCATCACGCTCTCCGGGGGAGAAGTGCTGGCACAGCCGGAGGCAACCCTTTCCATCCTGATGGCGGCGAAGGCCCATGGCTACCACACGGCCATCGAGACCTGCGGTTACGCACCGACGCCGACCATCATGAGGGTCGCGCAGTACGTCGATCTGTTCCTGTTCGACATCAAGCAGATGGACCCCGTGAAGCACAAGTTTTGGACGGGCGTGAACAACGAGCAGATCCTGTGCAACGTCAAGGAGCTCCTGGAGAACGGATACAACGTCCGCGTCCGCATGCCCCTGCTCAAGGGCGTGAACGACTCCAAGGAAGAGATCGACGCGGTCATCGCGTACTTCAAGCCGTATCGCTACCAGAAGAACTTCGACGGCGTCGACCTGCTTCCCTACCACAAGCTCGGCGTCGGCAAGTACGCGTCGCTCGGTCGTGACTACGAGATCAAGGACGACCCGTCGCTCAGCGACGACGACCTCAACAGGATCGAGGGCTGGATCAAGGGCGCCGACTTCAAGGTGAGCCTGGTCAGGCACTAGATGCCGATGTGGCACCAGCATCTGCGGAACACGAGAGACTGAGAGGAGGATGAAATGCACTACGTCACCGAGGACGAGCTGCGCGAGGCATACGGGACGTGCCCGTTCGAAAAGTACAAGCTTCCCGAGGACGCGCGCCTCACGCCAAGCGCAAGGCAGTTCCTGATTGACTTCAGGATCGAGTTCGAGGGCGACGAACGGGGACCGAAACCCCACGGTGAGGCGCGTGGCATTCACGGCGGCCCGCATCGCGAGCCGACGGTGGATCTGGGTGCGCTGGTCTTCGACGCGAACCTCCTCGGCGCCCGCCTGAGGCTGCTCGCCCGTAGGGCGCTCGGCGTGGACAACACCGTCGCGCGCCGTACGGAGAGGGTCGGCCGTCTGTGGCAGGAGGCGCGGAGCGCTTCCGACCTCGTCACGGCCGACGGTCATGCCGACCCGGCCGGAGGTCCGCCGGGCCCGACGCCCGT
This sequence is a window from Parafannyhessea umbonata. Protein-coding genes within it:
- the cutD gene encoding choline TMA-lyase-activating enzyme, translated to MSREQSGVERKARIFNLQKYNMYDGPGVRSMAFLKGCPLRCKWCSNPESQHRGHEVMFKRANCVDCGACVAVCPVGVHKMADGEHVVDRDVQCIGCRRCEKACMYHALEVMGEDRSIDDIMDFLDEDADFYRMSGGGITLSGGEVLAQPEATLSILMAAKAHGYHTAIETCGYAPTPTIMRVAQYVDLFLFDIKQMDPVKHKFWTGVNNEQILCNVKELLENGYNVRVRMPLLKGVNDSKEEIDAVIAYFKPYRYQKNFDGVDLLPYHKLGVGKYASLGRDYEIKDDPSLSDDDLNRIEGWIKGADFKVSLVRH
- a CDS encoding aldehyde dehydrogenase, translating into MSLIDNDLLSIQEARILLEHAAESAEVLEGLPASLVDDFLTHLRERILPKAREYAEASFAESDYCSPEDESELTKWVLGDLLDDVRAQTPVQKIIRSRRGSAEVCLPKGVVVSLLPDWLAVPTMLSQLFMAVHSKSPIVFSASARIHATCEKVMGDVLQVAEFCHYPTEALGFLSIFCPEGEEWVCSQPCVRVVIDSREESNAHDFDAAGRDVYHATLGNNPVFVESTADLSACADEVVLGKSFCYGMLPGAEQSVVVERAVDERFQEELRRRGCYFLTDEEADRLVGTLFMQDGSPYRELIAKSAFDLARRADITVPESTRVLVVEKPYVSEYSFFSKAKFGPVLSYYVEESWRTACEKCIELILNSGHGNALSIFSKDPEVIRQFILKKPVGRVLVNVSTGLGCIGCHSDLPKTLTVTGWDCATTSELGVTYGDFVRRRQVGVGEGPDARALLDKASSCDHTPVAVRVRIPDSGGGEKSRPAGPRDTGKEPGDWFSGVVQAIRNDSEEE
- the cutC gene encoding choline trimethylamine-lyase, with translation MDIKEFAKELSEATKDMSDEQRATVRKMFEKVADQLDAPVASAHEHVSDDEPYDVPDGPTDRQVRLKENFLKQVPTITMFRARAVTELTKANPGMPKIELRAKAFRRCCETAPLVIQDDELVVGAPCGAPRAGAFSPDLAWRWLRDELDTIGDRPQDPFYISEEDKQYCRDVLFPFWEGKSQDEICEDQYREAGVWELSGESFVSDCSYHAMSGGGDSNPGYDVILMNKGMLDIQAEAKQHLAQLDYANPDDLDKIYFYKSVIDTTEGVMIYAKRMSDYAAKLAAECHDAKRKHELEQISTILSHVPAHKPSTFWEAVQSVFVIESLLPVEENQTGMSLGRVDQYMYPFYKADIEAGRITPYQAFDIAGCMLIKMSEMMWVTSRGQSEFFAGYQPFVNMTLGGVTRQGHDATNDLTYLLMDAVRHVKVYQPSIACRINNKSPEKYMRKIVDIVRSGMGFPACHFDDTHIKMMLAKGVSVEDARDYCMMGCVEPQKSGRLYQWTSTSYTQWPICIELTLNHGIPLWYGKQVTPDLGDPEQYHTYEEFDAAVKKTIYYVTKWTDVATVISQRVARDVAPKPLMSIMYEGCMEHGKDVSAGGAMYNYGPGVVWTGLATYADSMAAIKKLVFDEHKYTLTQMFDAMKADFEGYDQLRKDCLDAPKYGNDDDYADDIAADIIDYTEHIHLDFKTLYSHMSTGTLSISNNTPFGEMTGATANGRKAWTPLSDGISPTQGADFRGPTAIIKSVSKLSNDSMNIGMVHNFKLMSGLLDTPEGENGLITLLRTASMFGNGEMQFNYLDNKTLIDAQKHPENHRDLVVRVAGYSAFFNELCKDVQDEIISRTMLNKF
- a CDS encoding BMC domain-containing protein translates to MRYRGEEAIGLIETIGMVPAIYAADAMLKAGDTELVSYENVGSTLVTIIVKGDVAACEAAVKAGKEAASSIGKLTAANVMKRPVPPIGDVVSVHDVDYN
- a CDS encoding BMC domain-containing protein, which translates into the protein MASEGMNALGAIETFGLVWVLEAGDAMCKAGDVELIGYENTASGYISILVQGDVAACKAAVEAGVKAVEALGAEVYSSVVIARPHPDLKKITDKYTVEKLLPY